From one Dyella sp. 2HG41-7 genomic stretch:
- a CDS encoding LacI family DNA-binding transcriptional regulator has translation MGNTPPVGRKVTLSDIAAGCDVSRATVSLVLRGSPLVNKHTRARVEEELRRQGYVYNRAAANLRRRTSSSIALVLNDLANPFFAEFAAGVDEILGDTGFVTLLGSTGESTERELAVLGSLMEHGPAGIILSPAEGSDAQQLLSAVGSQTPLLLFNREVSGDVAACDHWDRLFLDNQRGARLATEHLIGQGHKRIAFYGGHQGSSSCRQRRSGYADAMQAAGLQVESNWVVECIPNRLDAVAQSDQLFNGKHAPTAAVCYNDAVALGLMLGLHQRGLQPGTDFALTGFDDIAEAAVSAPPLTTLAVTPRDRGRQAAELILQRVRDPSAPPHQTTAPVHLLVRESSSPPHA, from the coding sequence ATGGGGAACACACCGCCGGTCGGCCGCAAGGTCACCCTTAGCGATATTGCCGCGGGCTGCGACGTCTCCCGGGCGACGGTGTCACTTGTCCTGCGGGGCAGTCCACTGGTCAACAAGCACACCCGCGCGCGCGTGGAAGAAGAACTTCGCCGCCAGGGCTACGTCTACAACCGCGCGGCGGCGAATTTGCGCCGGCGCACGTCGTCGAGCATAGCGCTCGTGCTCAACGATTTGGCCAACCCGTTCTTCGCGGAATTCGCGGCGGGGGTCGATGAAATTTTGGGCGACACCGGTTTCGTCACCTTGCTGGGCAGCACTGGCGAATCGACCGAACGCGAATTGGCGGTGCTCGGTTCGCTGATGGAACACGGACCGGCCGGCATCATTTTGTCGCCTGCCGAAGGAAGCGACGCGCAACAGTTGCTCTCCGCCGTCGGTTCGCAGACGCCGCTGCTGCTGTTCAACCGCGAAGTAAGCGGCGATGTCGCCGCGTGCGATCACTGGGATCGTCTGTTTCTGGACAACCAGCGCGGCGCGCGCCTCGCCACCGAACATTTGATCGGCCAAGGTCATAAACGCATTGCGTTCTACGGCGGCCATCAAGGTTCGAGTTCGTGCCGTCAACGTCGCAGCGGCTATGCCGACGCGATGCAAGCCGCAGGCCTGCAGGTCGAGTCGAACTGGGTGGTGGAATGCATTCCCAACCGTTTGGACGCTGTCGCGCAGAGCGATCAGCTGTTCAACGGCAAACACGCGCCCACCGCCGCCGTTTGCTACAACGATGCGGTCGCGCTCGGTTTGATGCTCGGCTTGCATCAACGCGGATTGCAGCCCGGCACCGATTTCGCGCTCACCGGCTTCGACGATATCGCCGAAGCGGCCGTCAGCGCGCCGCCGCTGACGACGCTTGCCGTAACGCCGCGCGATCGTGGCAGGCAGGCGGCGGAATTGATACTTCAGCGCGTACGCGATCCGTCCGCACCGCCGCACCAAACCACCGCACCTGTGCATTTGCTCGTGCGCGAAAGCAGCAGCCCGCCTCACGCCTGA
- a CDS encoding GH92 family glycosyl hydrolase has product MNHRLIRSCLVLTIMASLGALSAAQAAEQHAADVDPRIGTGGDGHVFPGATVPFGMVQLSPDTAMPDFKHAYKWAAGYQYNDPTIMGFSHTHFSGSGHSDLGDVLVMPIAGDVKLDPGDENVPGSGYRSRFDHNTEVEQAGYYAVTLSDYGVRAELTASRRVGWHRYTFPTGKPAHLLLDLRPSIYDYPGKVVWSNLQVRADGTVTGCRVTRGWAPGRELCFAMRFNQPMTSRELYNRESDVLYKGFKGPGYQAQDSNAQNGRAIVGVFDFGDLKQPLLVKTAISSVSEANAIANLDHDGQGWNFDAHRSDAAAAWDKALAGIDVDGSKALRTQFYTALYHAMISPSLSTDVNGEYRGPDYQVHHADGFDFYSSWSVWDVYRAQQPLMILLHPDRSVDFVRSLIASQQASPFGMLPVWAYQGLETWCMTGYHSVAIIADAYIKGIRGFDADKAMKAMVSTATYGDYGDLADYMKLGYVPIDKEVEGGSKTQEYAYDDWAIAQMAKAMGKHDIVNTFDKRATYWRNVWDPKTGFMRARLTDGKFREPFDPTSAGYGDDYTEANAWQYSWYVPQDVAGLITAMGGDESFTNKLDQMFDAKVDPSIFKNVEDITGLIGWYAHGNEPSHHIAYLYDYAGEPWKTQQRLKQIMDNEYGPGPAGLIGNDDLGQMSAWYIFTALGFYPVTPASDEYAIGRPFVPRAAIHLSNGHTFTITASPMDGEHPFVGDVTLNGKPLDRVYLKHADILAGGELHFTMQAQPNKTWGQAISARPASMSAYSKK; this is encoded by the coding sequence ATGAACCATCGCCTGATCCGCTCGTGTCTTGTCCTGACCATCATGGCATCGCTGGGGGCGCTTTCCGCGGCCCAGGCGGCCGAGCAGCACGCCGCCGATGTCGATCCCCGTATTGGCACGGGCGGTGACGGACACGTTTTCCCAGGCGCCACGGTGCCGTTCGGGATGGTCCAGCTGTCACCCGACACGGCGATGCCTGACTTCAAGCACGCGTACAAGTGGGCGGCCGGCTATCAGTACAACGACCCGACCATCATGGGTTTCTCCCATACGCACTTCTCCGGCTCCGGTCACTCCGATCTCGGCGATGTGCTGGTGATGCCGATCGCGGGCGATGTGAAGCTCGATCCGGGCGATGAGAACGTGCCCGGCAGCGGCTACCGCTCGCGTTTCGACCACAACACCGAAGTGGAGCAGGCCGGCTATTACGCCGTCACGCTGAGCGACTACGGTGTCCGCGCCGAACTGACCGCCAGCCGTCGCGTGGGCTGGCATCGCTACACCTTCCCGACCGGCAAACCGGCGCATCTGTTGCTCGATCTTCGCCCGAGCATCTACGACTATCCTGGCAAAGTGGTGTGGTCGAACCTGCAGGTGCGCGCGGACGGCACCGTCACCGGATGCCGCGTGACGCGCGGTTGGGCGCCAGGTCGCGAACTGTGTTTTGCGATGCGCTTCAATCAGCCGATGACGTCGCGCGAGCTCTATAACCGCGAATCCGATGTTCTCTACAAGGGTTTCAAAGGTCCGGGCTATCAAGCGCAGGACAGCAACGCGCAGAACGGTCGCGCCATCGTCGGCGTGTTCGACTTCGGCGACCTCAAGCAACCGCTGTTGGTGAAAACGGCGATTTCTTCCGTGAGCGAAGCCAATGCGATCGCCAATCTCGATCACGATGGCCAGGGCTGGAATTTCGACGCGCACCGCAGCGATGCCGCCGCCGCGTGGGACAAAGCGCTGGCGGGCATCGATGTCGACGGCTCCAAAGCTTTGCGCACGCAGTTCTACACCGCGCTGTATCACGCGATGATCTCGCCGAGCCTCAGCACCGACGTCAATGGCGAATACCGTGGACCGGATTATCAGGTGCATCACGCCGACGGCTTCGATTTTTATTCGAGCTGGTCGGTGTGGGACGTGTATCGCGCGCAACAGCCGTTGATGATCCTGCTGCATCCCGATCGCTCGGTGGACTTTGTGCGCTCGCTGATCGCCTCGCAGCAGGCCAGTCCGTTCGGCATGTTGCCGGTGTGGGCGTATCAAGGTTTGGAAACGTGGTGCATGACCGGCTACCACTCGGTCGCGATCATCGCCGATGCCTATATCAAAGGCATTCGCGGCTTCGACGCCGACAAGGCGATGAAGGCGATGGTGTCCACTGCCACCTACGGCGATTACGGTGACCTCGCCGATTACATGAAGCTCGGCTACGTGCCCATCGACAAGGAAGTGGAAGGCGGTTCCAAGACGCAGGAATACGCTTATGACGACTGGGCCATCGCGCAGATGGCCAAGGCGATGGGCAAGCACGACATCGTCAACACGTTCGACAAACGCGCCACGTATTGGCGCAACGTATGGGATCCCAAGACCGGCTTTATGCGCGCCCGACTTACCGACGGCAAATTCCGCGAACCGTTCGATCCCACCAGTGCAGGCTACGGCGACGATTACACCGAAGCCAATGCCTGGCAGTACTCCTGGTATGTGCCGCAGGACGTGGCCGGATTGATCACCGCGATGGGCGGTGACGAATCCTTCACAAACAAGCTCGATCAAATGTTCGACGCCAAGGTCGATCCGTCGATCTTCAAAAATGTGGAGGACATCACAGGTTTGATCGGTTGGTACGCACACGGCAACGAGCCCAGCCACCACATCGCCTACCTGTACGACTACGCCGGCGAGCCGTGGAAAACGCAGCAACGCCTCAAACAGATCATGGACAACGAGTACGGTCCGGGTCCGGCCGGCTTGATCGGCAACGACGATCTGGGCCAGATGTCTGCCTGGTACATCTTCACCGCGTTGGGTTTCTATCCGGTTACCCCGGCCAGCGACGAATACGCCATCGGGCGGCCGTTTGTGCCGCGCGCCGCGATTCATTTGAGCAATGGCCACACCTTCACCATCACGGCCTCGCCGATGGATGGCGAGCATCCGTTCGTGGGCGATGTCACGCTCAACGGCAAGCCTTTGGATCGTGTTTATCTGAAGCACGCGGACATCCTTGCCGGCGGCGAGCTGCACTTCACCATGCAGGCGCAGCCGAACAAGACCTGGGGCCAGGCAATCTCCGCGCGCCCTGCGTCCATGAGCGCCTATTCCAAGAAATAA
- a CDS encoding response regulator, producing the protein MPDKSNQQRSLPRIRILQVEDSPLDAELVLTELQADGIDYEVRLVDDEPAYVQTLKDFGPHIVLSDLSMPGFSGQRALELLREHSANIPFIYVSATLGEEAAIAALREGATDYILKQNPARLASAVRRAMREADEQRARARAEAELIRIQRFESLAMLAGGLSHDLRNLLQPLLLAGDSLQDYQSDPRLARLGALVRDCGRRGLEMVQSMLSFARGARRAEQVKVQALVDALSLLLQGSVPRGVTLDIDVADPQLTFEGNHTELQQCLLNLCLNAIQAMPNGGVLRVSTSKVPLERSFFQEHEEAQPGEFVRLSVSDNGMGMTEEVRSRLFEPFFTTKEGGTGLGLLSCRRIVYSHGGAMRMDSIVGEGSCFDLYIPLSRPLADTSDLSETDAHLHGNAEHVLLVVEEAGQLTLLSDTLDAWGYEVHGSQSGTAALQWIEACGLPDLVVLDADMSLFTSERTLAALSKYGYRNGVLVLCRANSPADSTNLQMPGNRVHRLNKPVSTRALLQAVRHTLHVGGHDKEKPRS; encoded by the coding sequence ATGCCGGACAAGTCCAATCAACAGCGCTCGCTGCCGCGGATACGGATTCTGCAGGTCGAGGACAGCCCGCTCGATGCGGAGCTGGTCCTTACCGAGCTGCAGGCCGATGGCATCGATTACGAAGTGCGCCTGGTCGACGACGAGCCGGCCTACGTGCAGACGCTGAAGGATTTCGGGCCGCACATTGTGCTGTCGGATCTCAGCATGCCCGGGTTCTCCGGGCAGCGCGCATTGGAACTGCTGCGCGAACACAGCGCGAATATCCCTTTTATTTACGTGTCCGCCACGCTGGGCGAAGAAGCGGCCATCGCGGCGCTGCGCGAAGGCGCCACCGATTACATCCTCAAACAGAATCCCGCCCGATTGGCGAGCGCGGTGCGTCGCGCCATGCGCGAAGCCGACGAGCAGCGCGCACGGGCGCGCGCCGAGGCGGAGTTGATCCGCATCCAGCGTTTCGAAAGCCTCGCCATGCTGGCGGGTGGGTTGAGCCACGACCTACGCAACTTGCTGCAGCCACTGCTGCTGGCGGGCGACAGCTTGCAGGATTACCAATCCGATCCGCGCCTGGCGCGCTTGGGCGCGCTGGTGCGCGACTGCGGTCGGCGCGGTTTGGAAATGGTGCAATCCATGTTGTCGTTCGCGCGCGGCGCGCGCCGCGCCGAACAGGTCAAAGTGCAGGCGCTGGTCGATGCGTTGTCGCTGCTGTTGCAGGGCAGTGTGCCGCGTGGTGTGACGTTGGATATCGATGTCGCCGACCCGCAGCTCACCTTCGAGGGCAATCACACCGAACTGCAGCAGTGCCTGCTCAATCTTTGCCTCAACGCGATTCAAGCGATGCCCAACGGCGGTGTGTTGCGTGTGTCCACCAGCAAGGTGCCGTTGGAGCGGAGCTTTTTTCAGGAGCACGAAGAGGCGCAACCCGGCGAATTCGTGCGCTTGTCCGTATCTGACAACGGCATGGGTATGACCGAAGAAGTGCGCAGTCGGCTGTTCGAACCGTTCTTCACCACCAAGGAAGGCGGAACGGGCTTGGGCCTGCTGTCGTGCCGTCGCATCGTCTACAGCCACGGCGGCGCGATGCGCATGGACAGCATCGTGGGCGAGGGTTCGTGCTTCGATTTGTATATTCCGCTGTCGCGCCCGCTCGCCGATACATCCGATTTGAGCGAAACCGATGCGCATCTGCACGGCAATGCCGAGCATGTGCTGCTGGTAGTGGAAGAAGCCGGCCAGCTTACGCTGCTGAGCGACACGCTCGACGCCTGGGGCTATGAAGTGCACGGCAGCCAGAGCGGCACTGCCGCGCTGCAATGGATCGAAGCCTGCGGCCTGCCCGATCTGGTGGTGCTGGACGCGGATATGAGTCTATTCACCAGCGAGCGCACGCTCGCGGCGCTCAGCAAGTACGGCTATCGCAACGGCGTACTGGTGCTATGCCGCGCAAACAGTCCGGCGGATTCGACCAACCTGCAAATGCCCGGCAACCGCGTGCATCGATTGAACAAGCCCGTAAGCACGCGCGCGCTGCTTCAGGCGGTGCGTCATACCTTGCACGTAGGCGGTCACGATAAAGAAAAGCCGCGGTCGTAG
- a CDS encoding response regulator gives MNSPLRTILLVEDSPVDAEMTMDALRDAHLINPVVHVEDGVDCLDWLYARGSFAGRPDDEPAVVLLDIKMPRMNGLDVLMQMRSDERFRRTPVVILSSSREESDLARSWDLGVNAYVIKPVDVDQFFQAVRTLGQFWAVLNQSPEPE, from the coding sequence ATGAACAGTCCATTGCGAACCATCTTGCTGGTTGAAGATAGTCCGGTCGATGCGGAAATGACCATGGACGCCCTGCGCGACGCACACCTGATCAATCCGGTGGTGCACGTGGAGGACGGCGTGGATTGCCTGGACTGGCTCTACGCGCGCGGCAGCTTCGCCGGACGCCCGGACGACGAACCCGCCGTGGTGCTGCTCGACATCAAAATGCCGCGCATGAACGGGTTGGATGTGCTGATGCAAATGCGCTCCGACGAACGATTCCGCCGCACGCCGGTGGTGATCCTGTCGTCCTCGCGCGAGGAAAGCGATCTGGCGCGCAGCTGGGATCTGGGCGTGAACGCCTACGTCATCAAGCCCGTCGACGTGGACCAGTTTTTTCAGGCAGTGCGCACGCTGGGCCAGTTCTGGGCGGTGCTGAATCAGTCGCCGGAGCCCGAATGA
- a CDS encoding sigma-54 dependent transcriptional regulator has protein sequence MSQQTVLVIDDERDIRELLTITLGRMDLKVDAVGTVAEARQALSERSYDLCFTDMRLPDGSGQEIVELIAAQYDETPVAMITAYGNVDAAVTALKAGAFDFVSKPVDIQMLRRLVRTALKLAEEKRTGAGASTASTGSAERLIGDSSAMQQVRNTIVKLARNQAPVYIAGESGVGKELVARLIHEQGPRATGPFIPVNCGAIPSELMESEFFGHRKGSFTGAVADKEGLFQAAHGGTLFLDEVAELPLHMQVKLLRAIQEKAVRPIGAREEIAVDVRILSATHKNLAALVEQGQFRQDLFYRINVIELRVPPLRERRGDVPLLADFVLRQLANKSGASAPVRLLPEARQALEEYGFPGNVRELENILERAVAMCDGDRIDASDLMLPQRPQNHSADTGAPMHATHHAPSAFSPSHVPASSPSTNTPSSELPLDDYISNLERTAIMKALEESRYNKTAAARKLGITFRALRYKLKKLGID, from the coding sequence ATGAGCCAACAGACCGTACTGGTCATCGACGACGAACGCGACATCCGCGAGCTCCTGACGATCACCCTGGGCCGCATGGACCTGAAGGTCGATGCGGTCGGCACGGTGGCCGAAGCACGTCAGGCGCTTTCCGAGCGCAGTTACGATCTTTGCTTTACCGACATGCGTTTGCCCGACGGCAGCGGCCAGGAAATCGTCGAGCTGATCGCGGCCCAATACGACGAAACGCCCGTGGCGATGATCACCGCCTACGGCAACGTTGACGCAGCCGTCACGGCGCTGAAGGCCGGCGCGTTCGACTTTGTTTCCAAGCCCGTCGACATCCAAATGCTGCGCCGATTGGTACGCACGGCCTTGAAGCTGGCCGAAGAAAAGCGCACCGGCGCCGGCGCCAGCACCGCATCGACCGGCTCGGCCGAACGCCTGATCGGCGATTCGTCGGCCATGCAGCAGGTGCGCAACACTATTGTCAAACTGGCGCGCAATCAGGCGCCGGTGTACATCGCCGGCGAATCCGGCGTGGGCAAAGAGTTGGTGGCGCGTCTGATCCATGAGCAAGGGCCGCGCGCGACCGGGCCGTTTATTCCGGTCAACTGCGGCGCCATTCCGTCGGAGCTGATGGAAAGCGAATTCTTCGGTCACCGCAAAGGCAGCTTCACCGGCGCGGTCGCCGACAAAGAAGGTTTGTTCCAAGCCGCCCACGGCGGCACGCTGTTCCTCGACGAGGTGGCCGAACTTCCCTTGCATATGCAGGTGAAGTTGCTGCGCGCGATTCAGGAAAAAGCCGTGCGCCCGATCGGTGCGCGCGAGGAAATCGCGGTGGACGTGCGCATCCTGTCCGCCACGCACAAGAATCTCGCCGCGCTGGTCGAACAAGGTCAGTTTCGTCAGGACTTGTTCTACCGCATCAATGTGATCGAACTGCGCGTGCCGCCGCTGCGCGAACGTCGCGGCGACGTTCCCTTGCTCGCCGATTTCGTGTTGCGCCAATTGGCAAACAAAAGCGGCGCCAGCGCGCCGGTGCGCCTGTTGCCCGAAGCACGCCAAGCGCTGGAGGAATACGGATTCCCCGGCAACGTGCGCGAGCTGGAAAACATCCTGGAACGCGCGGTGGCGATGTGCGACGGCGATCGCATCGACGCCAGCGATCTGATGCTGCCGCAGCGCCCGCAAAACCACAGTGCGGATACCGGCGCCCCGATGCACGCCACGCATCACGCGCCTTCCGCGTTTTCGCCGAGCCATGTGCCTGCGTCGTCGCCCAGCACGAATACGCCTTCGAGCGAGCTGCCGCTGGACGACTACATCAGCAACCTCGAGCGCACCGCGATCATGAAGGCGCTTGAAGAATCGCGCTACAACAAGACGGCGGCGGCGAGGAAATTGGGCATTACGTTCCGCGCGCTACGCTACAAGCTCAAGAAGCTCGGCATCGATTGA
- a CDS encoding alpha/beta hydrolase fold domain-containing protein: MRALRFSLFASALLLIVNATSSTAYSQDKAPSFQPDGSVTSPALSIPYSVYASPEARAFFPKMLAAGSKAPPLSAPIAQNRAFYDRMNSDRATRMEKMYPVKIHSETIAGVGTDIVLPAQGVSEANLHRVLINLHGGAFLWGAHSGGLVESIPIASIGRIKVITVDYRQGPEHTFPAASDDVEAVYRALLKQYKPDEIGIYGCSAGGILTGEAVARLITDKLPTPAAIGTFCGSLLDIDGDAAYVAPVLNGQGVPEHRLTFADLPYFHGSNPHDPLVQPGVSPTLLAKFPPTLLITGTRDGTMSSVLASQQLLDRAGVPTELHVWEGMWHSFFSDPEMPESQDAYRVIVRYFLNHLGR; this comes from the coding sequence ATGCGTGCATTGCGTTTCTCACTCTTCGCCTCAGCCTTGCTGTTAATCGTCAACGCAACAAGTTCAACGGCGTACTCGCAGGACAAAGCACCGAGCTTCCAACCCGACGGCAGCGTGACCTCGCCCGCGCTCTCCATTCCGTATTCCGTCTACGCGTCGCCGGAAGCGCGTGCGTTCTTTCCCAAAATGCTGGCCGCCGGCAGCAAGGCGCCGCCGCTTTCCGCGCCCATCGCGCAGAATCGCGCGTTCTACGACCGCATGAACAGCGATCGCGCGACGCGCATGGAGAAGATGTATCCCGTAAAGATCCACAGCGAGACGATCGCAGGCGTTGGCACCGATATCGTGCTGCCTGCGCAGGGCGTCTCCGAGGCGAACCTTCATCGCGTGCTGATCAATCTGCACGGCGGCGCGTTTCTCTGGGGCGCGCATAGCGGCGGTCTGGTAGAGTCGATACCGATCGCCAGCATCGGGCGCATCAAGGTGATCACAGTCGATTATCGCCAGGGCCCCGAACATACATTCCCCGCCGCGAGCGACGATGTCGAAGCGGTGTATCGCGCGCTGCTCAAGCAATACAAGCCCGATGAGATCGGCATCTACGGCTGCTCGGCCGGCGGCATTCTCACTGGCGAGGCGGTCGCGCGCCTGATCACCGACAAACTGCCGACGCCCGCCGCCATCGGCACGTTCTGCGGTTCGCTGTTGGATATCGATGGCGATGCCGCCTACGTCGCGCCGGTGTTGAACGGACAAGGCGTGCCCGAGCATCGCCTCACGTTCGCGGACCTGCCCTACTTCCATGGCTCCAATCCCCACGATCCGCTGGTGCAACCAGGCGTGTCGCCAACCCTGTTGGCTAAATTCCCGCCAACCCTGCTGATCACCGGCACCCGCGACGGCACGATGAGTTCGGTGCTCGCCAGCCAGCAATTGCTCGACCGGGCCGGCGTGCCGACCGAACTGCACGTATGGGAAGGGATGTGGCATTCCTTCTTTTCCGACCCGGAAATGCCGGAATCGCAGGATGCCTATCGCGTAATTGTGAGGTACTTCCTCAATCACCTTGGTCGCTGA
- a CDS encoding ATP-binding protein encodes MHCAVALTNQGRLMIPGGVRQVAAMPWRTGGLLLAVLVIVALPYMITRGSSQQSFEAGELVTRSAEVKALAYRIADQTHAAESALQHLLADDPVAHAETTALNAEGTVPGLLDELRRMTADNVMQQRLVDQLGAVENGRLALLHQAIQRYRQNDRAGATQALRDADALFHIDDVTDKIVANAEETLQQRREAAKKQSYNSRLVVTMTAAAQLLMLLIVVVVSERQIGRRLQAEVREREAVQRSQMILQAVREPIALLDNNLHTLLVNAAFSELYGVPEESREEYLEDIGQGAWADEVLLQRLRDVLSRDRELWDFELTQRTIDGVERHVVINARRLQQRDSQNPALLLTVSDVTARALVEQQVMELNHQLESKVAQISDVNRELEAFSYSVSHDLRAPLRHITAFAQKLETHLGEGADNTALHYLSVIREASHRMAQLIEDLLVFSRLGRGALRLQAVDMQSLVEEACSFAESEAPGRKIQWQIESLPVVVGDENMLRTVWQNLIGNAVKYTGQRDIANISVSVQRSEGGDYEFTVADDGAGFDMRYIEKLFGVFQRLHKASEFPGNGIGLANVRRIVMRHGGRVWAEGEPGVGARFHFTLSAIEPPTASP; translated from the coding sequence ATGCACTGTGCCGTAGCGCTTACGAATCAAGGGCGGTTGATGATTCCAGGGGGAGTGCGACAAGTAGCGGCGATGCCATGGCGCACCGGCGGCCTGCTGCTTGCTGTGCTCGTGATTGTGGCGTTGCCGTACATGATCACGCGCGGCAGTTCGCAGCAATCCTTCGAAGCCGGCGAACTGGTGACCCGTTCGGCGGAAGTCAAAGCGTTGGCTTACCGCATTGCCGATCAAACCCACGCTGCCGAATCGGCGCTGCAGCATCTGCTCGCGGATGATCCGGTCGCCCACGCCGAAACCACGGCGTTGAACGCCGAGGGCACGGTGCCGGGCCTGTTGGACGAATTGCGCCGCATGACCGCCGACAACGTCATGCAGCAACGTCTGGTGGATCAATTGGGCGCGGTGGAAAACGGTCGCCTGGCGTTGTTGCATCAAGCGATCCAGCGCTATCGCCAGAACGATCGCGCCGGCGCCACGCAAGCCTTGCGCGATGCCGACGCGCTGTTCCACATCGACGACGTGACCGACAAGATCGTCGCCAATGCGGAAGAGACATTGCAGCAGCGTCGCGAGGCCGCCAAAAAGCAGTCCTACAACAGTCGCCTGGTCGTCACGATGACCGCTGCGGCGCAGCTCCTGATGCTGCTAATCGTGGTGGTGGTGTCCGAGCGTCAGATTGGACGGCGACTGCAAGCCGAAGTGCGCGAGCGCGAAGCCGTGCAACGCTCGCAGATGATTTTGCAGGCCGTGCGCGAACCCATCGCCTTGCTCGACAATAATCTTCACACCTTGCTGGTGAACGCGGCTTTCAGCGAGTTGTACGGCGTTCCCGAGGAAAGCCGTGAGGAATACCTGGAAGACATCGGCCAAGGCGCATGGGCGGACGAAGTGTTGCTGCAGCGTCTGCGCGATGTGCTGTCGCGCGATCGCGAGCTGTGGGATTTCGAACTCACCCAGCGCACCATCGATGGCGTGGAGCGCCATGTCGTGATCAATGCGCGCCGGTTGCAACAGCGCGACAGCCAAAATCCTGCGCTACTGCTGACAGTCAGCGATGTCACCGCGCGTGCGCTGGTCGAGCAGCAAGTGATGGAGCTCAATCATCAGCTCGAAAGCAAAGTCGCGCAGATTTCCGACGTGAACCGCGAACTGGAAGCTTTCAGTTATTCCGTTTCGCACGATCTGCGCGCACCGTTGCGACACATCACGGCCTTCGCGCAAAAACTGGAAACGCATCTGGGCGAAGGCGCCGATAACACGGCGCTTCACTATCTCAGCGTGATTCGCGAAGCTTCGCATCGCATGGCGCAGCTGATCGAAGATTTGCTGGTGTTCTCGCGCCTGGGGCGCGGAGCGCTTCGTCTGCAGGCGGTCGATATGCAATCGCTCGTCGAGGAAGCATGCTCGTTCGCCGAATCCGAAGCGCCGGGTCGCAAAATTCAGTGGCAGATCGAATCGCTGCCGGTGGTGGTGGGCGATGAAAACATGCTGCGCACGGTCTGGCAAAATCTGATCGGCAACGCCGTCAAATACACCGGACAACGCGACATCGCGAATATCAGCGTCTCCGTGCAGCGCAGCGAAGGCGGCGACTACGAATTCACCGTGGCCGACGATGGTGCGGGCTTCGACATGCGCTACATCGAAAAACTTTTCGGTGTATTCCAGCGCCTGCACAAGGCCAGCGAATTTCCGGGTAACGGTATCGGTCTGGCTAATGTTCGGCGTATCGTGATGCGTCATGGAGGTCGCGTCTGGGCAGAAGGCGAGCCGGGAGTCGGCGCCCGCTTTCACTTCACGCTATCGGCCATCGAACCGCCAACGGCATCGCCATGA